DNA from Hippoglossus hippoglossus isolate fHipHip1 chromosome 13, fHipHip1.pri, whole genome shotgun sequence:
GCTCATCGACGCCTGCGCCTTCAAGATCTACGGCCACTGGGTGAAGAAGGGCCAAACTCAAAACAGAGCCGCTCTGTTCGAGAACACGCCCAAAGCCATCCTGATGTCGATTGCTGCCGAGGCAGATGAGCCCATTCACCAAATCTGGTAACAGGCACCTGTTCCTCAGGTGCACATCTGATGGAGCTGTACTCTCCCCACTGTACGATCTGGTGTCTGACCTCTACCACACAAGGTTGAATAAGTATGTCATTAATGTGGATTGGACTTTAAAAGCGCTTTTCAATACTGCAGTACAATTGTACCAAGTGTGGCACACATGGGTGTCTGTAACTCTGCAAGTAAGACGTGTAACTGTTAAACAGTTCGCTTGTGGTCAaggtttaaaaaatgactttaaaacaagaaatgtactgttaaaaaagtgttttaaagtttgttACTTAAAATTATCCAGATCTCCACTGTAAAGTATTtgctttgaaaatgtgttgatgCTTGTTTTTAACAAATGGAGGCAACAGCTTCTCCATGTTAATTATCAGAGACACTCCGCAACAAATTCAAATGACAATTGTcattaaaataattgatttctGGTTGTATAAACCATTTTCTGGAATGTGTTAAATCAGTTGCATCATGCAAATACTACAGAGTGGAAACTTGGAAGGATTGGGCattggccaagaaagaacccattacatttaaacacagGTCCATACAAATTAGTAGATGCTGCAATTTTCCATCACGTTCTTGAATATCTTATattgtattttgacattttcacggGGAATGATTCACAGACAGATAATTTAATGGAACTGTTGAGCCTTtgcggaggtttgtgctctaccGAATGTCATTCTTAAACTGTGAGACCTTGGCTTAACAGCTGAAGCTAAACTTGTGGAAACTTATTGCAACTGGATTATGAAAGAGAATCTCCATACTTGAATTGGCACTGACTTACGCGTGTGTACTGTGTGGATTTTTGATGGTTGTGCAGGATGTACGATATTGGTAACAGCTTCAAGGGAAGTTGTAAAGATTATAGGACATAAATGTTatgctttaaaatgtatttattaaaattgcttttaatttaaaacctttgtcattttatttgattctttttaattcagtttatCCAATAAATTTAAGCACAATTACACGAGACCCAATCTGAATACAGTTACAAGTTTATTATAAAAGAGGGAGGTACATTCACATCCACTACATCTTTGATAGAACTCATCCATGGGCAGGGAGCACACGTATAAGATCTGCCTTCCAATGATGGATCTATGGaggaaaaagcaaagagaaaatgattGAGTTTAACAGAAAACAGGGAGAGAATAGTCACTTATATTTTAATCTTCTTACCACGAGTGAAGGAGTGGACAGTTTTCCCTCAGCCCAGCTTCAGCTACAGACACCGGCTGCTCTGTAGAATTTAACAAAACAGAACACATAAAATCAAAAAACGAGCAGAAACTCTAACAGAGCAGCATCTTCAGTTTCCTTGTGCATCACTGTACTCATTCCTGCCGAGTAAGATGAGGCCCGGAGCAGCACACATCCAGTAATTTAGCAGGAATGAGACGATACTTTTGCATGGTGTCTGACTGTGTccaacacagagcagctggaacaGAATTCGTCCAAGCCTCCTCTAGCATTTACAGGGCTATGAATAATAATGTCCTGCGTCAGTGTACAAAACGTACCATCGACCGGCCGTTCTTCACCGGCTGGAGGTCACAGCCGCTTCAGTGTGCGGAGACGGGCTGCAGGACTGAGCTTGCATCACAGCACTTCACCATAAATGCACATGCTAGAAGAAAACAGGTAAAATATGTTAGGAGAGTAATTCATCTACTTATATAATTCATCTCTTACACACATGAAATCATTCAGAGCTCATAGCAGGGTTTAAAAAGTGGACTAATCCTTATTGTTTGACTTAATTAACTAATCAACAATATCTGAACGAATATGACTGCATGTCtaatcaatgaaaacaatattcAGTTGTGTATAATCATATACAAACCATATAATTCAAAACTATTAACACGTTTCTGTATTCACTCTGAGATAAGAAAGAGGCACAGAACAAGCACTCTTCTGTTTTtgagtcagtgtgtgaaaacaataatttagcATAGTGTCTGACTGCATTTACTATTTCAAGAGTAAAACAGAATTCTTCcatgcattaaaaacacaggatATCAACAACTATTTACGAGGCCAcattaacaaaacatttaaaaagcatttgaaTGAGGTTCTGGGTCAAAAGCAAGCCAATGGACCATAGATGTGTAAAAATGGGTATGAAAATATTATTAGCTATGAAATATCAGTAATTCACTCCAATATCTAGCATTATATTATCATTAAAGCTTAATTGTTTATTGTGATGAGCACTGCACTAGTGACCTGGCTGCAGAAGATATTCACTATAGTTTGTGCTTAACAGTAAATAATACAGTCCATTAAATGTCCCTTTACCATGTTGTTCACTTTACCGAGGTCCTCCTCCTGTAGGAGGGCACAGtgacttcctgctgctctgacacATGGTCTGATTATGTAAAGATGGAGGTCGGAGTCATGACACCTTTTCCAGGGTGGTGCTGTGAGTTGATCAGAAAACAGAGgtgtacaaataaataacagtgaaaagtgaaaatgatcCGCAAAGGCTTTATAACTGTGGCACACAAAATTGGGCTAACCTCGACATCATACAAACTACTTGATACTTGTAATGGTTTATAGAGGCTAGAACATGTAAATACAACTAGAAACACGCTGTCACACTactacaaaaccatttacccACCATTCTTTCACTCAGATTAACTTTAAAATACTCATTACTGACACACATGTGTAGGACCACGTGCTTTCCGCACCACAGAGGTTAAGGTGAATATAAAAGCTGATGACTGACATTTACTCTGAAATACATGGTCCTGACATAAATACTCACACTTCCATTTGGATCCAGACTTTAAGGCGACACAGGAGAGAGTATAGAAACATTTTTTGTCTGAGCTCCACACAACCAGCTCTGGTACTCGTGGCTGTATGCGGTAGACTTCTTCTTTGTCGTCTTCTCCCAGTTATTTATTGGATTTTGCAAACTACCCTCGCCTCATTACCGCCACCATGCGGTCTGGAGTACTGGACTACACTTGAGCCCTCCCTTTCCTGTCGATTTGATTTCAGGACTCGTCTCATCTGCTCTGATCACGCGTCTTCACTACAGCGAGACGTTTGCAGTCGGCCTACTGTcctgattgtttttcattcataaaGAAATCTGTTATTAACTGTTGTCTAGTTGTTATTTTCCACTTCTGAAAGAAATGATATGGCCTTTTTGCAATAAgagaatatgaataaaacatagaataaaaccatttaagacgcaaaaataatacaaaaattattataatttcaaCTGTAAAAGGTGAATGTTCCCATTTTAAATCATTGGTGAAACCCTCAACATCAGCTGGAAACTAAAATAACTGGAAATCTACTTTAAAAAGAATGTATTGTACTGTGTTATACCAGATAAGAGTAACACTGCTGAGGCACAAACCCTGTTATTAACATCCCGCTcaggtgatctgatcacaagagCACAAGAATGTGCCCTCATTGCCACAGACTTGGTCCCAGACCAACTCCTGACATGGTCTCCATGAGCAGATCATCTGCTCATGGaccagggttagggttagggttaaagaCACTTCGAGGACACACTCTGAGATCTGCAGCACGACATGTATTTAGAGCTGTGCTGTTGTGGTGGAGTCACTCGGGGTAGTGGTAAAAACCAGATTAGAAAAGGGTGTGGGAAGCTTTCTGTTGGCAACACAAATGTGGTTCTGGGCCACAATGAAGGAGCGGCCACTTAGCTGACATCATCTGGCATGCTACagtttattaataatacaacaatgataataataataataataataatattaatcttTATACCTTTAgcacaaatctaaacacaaaacacttttttaaacaaTCAACACCAGTTCAAAATCAGGCATTAAAAGGCATTAAAAGGCATTAAAAGGCCTACTTTTATAATAGGTTTTAAGCAACAGGTAACTGGCAAATCTAATCTCCGTAGGCAAGGAATgaaccaaatgtattaaaagtgtaatataattttttcaatCTTTTGAAAATTAGATGAGACCATTTTGGACCCCCTCTAAATCGAGATGGTACATCTCAAGGGGGTTTATCCTCTATGGTTTGTCCcatgacaatacattttttactaaATGGACACCCCCCTCCCTACCCATGACGCACTTGTTCATCTGCACACAGAGCGGGGAAGTGAACGACAATTTAGTTCCTCGTTCGAAGTGACGTCGTCGGAGCTGCTCCCCTGTGATTGGCAGATGTTGACACCGAATAACCACTTATTGAACATTatgaagatgaatgaatgaatgaatggactGTTCCTGTTGTCATGGAGCCGGGGCAGCGGGTAGTGGGCGGTCCCACGGCAGCggctctgtgattggtcagcgcCCGGTGAGTCCATTGAATGCGGAGTGGTCGGTGaatcctgctgcagctgctgtttctgccGGATCGACTCTGCTCTTCCCGGTAAGTAACAGCGGGAAACCGGGGGATATTGTACCGTAAAGACATCCGGTGTGTTAGTGTGACGCTGCGGAGTGTTTCCTGACGCTCGACAGGGAAAGAGAAAGTGTTTAAAGCGGCTGGAAGCAGAACAGGACACGGTGCAGGTAACGGTCGTATGTTCATGCTAACTTTACACAGGCTTCTCCTGCATCTGGAGGTTAATataacacacagatgcacttgGTTTAATCACCGGGATCCACCGTTTCTTCACGGGTGGTCTGCGGGGGCCCGGGTCCACTGCACCGCGGTGCGCATCGGGTGATGCAACACGGGCAGAGGATGTCCATCACCCTCTTGTATGGTTTGTTTATGCAGCCTGCTGCTTTATGTAACGTTATTTAGTCACACATCACCGGGCCAGGGACACGTGTTTGATCCCGGGATCACACACTGTCGGTATTTCACCCAATGGACGAGTTTGCTGCGCCACTGGATTGAAGACATCCACTGCGCACAGGACTTTAGTTACACAACaaagtccagcagcagcagcagccggggaaagaaaaaccacagagctcctcctcacctctgcagCTTTAGAGATCATGACTTTTAGATTATCCCTCAGGTGATTATCCCTCGGGTGACTTCCCAACGCTGCCACatcataatgtttttatctagagataatcatttaaaatgcattcAAAGTTTTGTCCAACAAACTTTTGTGCAGAGCTCAGAGAAATGAAGGTGTTTCATACTgtcaaaaagtacaaaatataagtagtagtagcagcagtCAAATTGTTGAAATTAGAAAACtggtcaaataaaataaaactctgttttgcaatgttaaagaaagtgaaatccGATCTGTCCCTgctaaaaatatatacaaaagaaatactcaaataatacaaataattatagacagaagtataaataaatgtaattctaCAAACAATGATTTTGATAATTACTAGTCTAACTCTGATGAAGACATAACCGTCAACATTAGTTGGAAAATGTTATAGCAAGAGACCTTCTCCAGCCAATATTCACAATTCACAGTTTCccctcatagggtttaacaatCTGTACACGGTGTGGCATCCTCAGTCCTTAACCCTCCACTAGGCTGAATGCAGAAACCTCAGGGAGAGTGACgagagagggatccctctcccaggacggacagaagtgcaatagtaGTTGCGTGTGCtggagcacatcaacaaaataaaacaatgtttaaaacattcatgaggAAACACTGTCTGACGTGAATTGAGAGGTGTCAgtgttttatgcttttatttaaaaagaaaatgaaaagtgtaaaCTTGAAATACCAAAACAATATTCCTTTTGAAAACAGAAACCTATGCTGGCAGACCCGTAAATCCAgttgaactgctgctgctgtttttgagtgtttttcagatatacattttgttttcctcccagCAAGATGACGTCAATTTCCCAAACGAAGGAACTGTTCAGGAGAGCAGATGCTGTGTGTTTCGATGTGGACAGCACAGTCATCAAAGAGGAGGGCATCGATGAACTCGCCAAATTCTGTGGTGTTGGGGATGCCGTCACTGAGATGTATGTACAGAAATGTTGTCAACGTTCCTCGTCTTCACTTGATATTACTGCGTTGGTTCTGGATGTGAAGCCATCCTGTGTTACGCTCACATTTCAGGACTCGGAAAGCTATGGGCGGCTCATTGACGTTTAAAACGGCCCTGACTGAGCGTCTCTCCATCATCCGATGTTCCAGAGAGCAAGTGAACAAGCTGATAACAGACCACCCACCTCAGCTCACACCAGGTATCAGGTGAGCGTGTCACaattgttctttatttttaagtaatgtcagtcagtcagtgggCTTTGTATTCCACTGAAATACTGGTATGTGCATACAACATGCATGGCAGTGTTTCCCATGTATTTATCATTACAAGCCTTTCCTGTCTCCACAAAGCTGTCCAAGTACTCACCCTGACTGGAAAACGTGTGCAAGCACGGTTTGTTCACAAACCTGCTCAGCCACAGTTTATAGTTAAGGCTTCTTGGCCAAaatcatagactttatataaagatacaCAAcgcacctccacttcctccttctatacagaaacaaagcaaaatgtcCCAGATACAAACGCCGCCGTCTTGTGCCGATGACGTgttctggagccagagtctgaagTAGCGATCGGCATATGGCGCAGCGGTGTCGATGCATGCAGTCGACCAATCAACAACGTTTCAcctcgtttttatagcatcaaataactcattgaATCTTACAGGAAAAATGTGCACTTGCAGCCACCAGGCGGTGATAGAAACACTTTGATTTCACTTTTGGCCAGTCGTCATGtcgtctgtctgtatgtgcaGTCTATGGTCTAAATGAGGTTTCCAATTGTCTGCAaccccaaaataaaaataatttaaaaaaccttGCCACTTATTCACACTGGTTCAGCGGAATCAACTGTAACGAGACAGTTGCATGCATGTGTCCAATTTGATTGATGCGAAATGTCCATTTGTGTTTATCCAGGGAGCTGGTGGACGATCTGCACCAGCGCAACATAAAGGTGTTCCTCATTTCAGGCGGATTCCGCTGCATCGTTGAACATGTGGCCACTCAGCTCAACATTCCTCTGCAGCACGTCTATGCAAACAGGCTCAAGTTCTACTTCAACGGTATATTTGACTTTTCTCCCTTTTTACTGGAGTGGACCAGTGTATTTTTTGTGGGAAACAAATCAGTGCTCGCTCTATGAATGAAATGACGAGGCTTGATGATATCAAAAACAGACCTTTCCTTCATCTCAAGTGTCTCTCGTCATCTTGTTCTTGGACGTCAACCTCTACTTGTGCatcctgtgtgtttacaggagAGTATGCTGGTTTTGATGAGAGTCAGCCCACAGCTGAGAGCGGTGGAAAGGGGAAGGTCATCAGCCTGCTGAAGGAACAGTACGGCTTCAAGACTGTGGTGATGATCGGAGATGGAGTCACTGATCTTGAGGCCTGCCCTCCTGCTGTAAGTGCTGTTCAAGTGTGCACACGTAAATCTTTGAcatgttgtttgtgtatttttgaaaCAATCCGAGCATTTTGGGAGTGGCTGTGTGATCACAATATTATTTCCCTCTGCCCTCAGAGTGCATTTATTGGATTTGGCGGGAACGTCACCAGGCCGCAGGTGAAGGAGAGGTGTTCGTGGTACGTGACCAGTTTCGGGGAGCTCCTCAAAGAACTGGAGAAGATTTAAAGATGCGAAAATGAactgtcattttaacatttcatatttGCATATCTGATGGTTTTATCCAGTGCACAAAGTTCCTTAGACTctcaatagatttttttataataaatggATATGTTTACATCAGTGAGACCAGTTTTACCTTCATGGAGATATTGCCTTATTGATTTTTATACTAGGAGATACTACAAGAATAaccaaacactgtgtgtgtggtaggtTACGAAGAAGACTTTAGTGTTTTGCACTTTTTGCATCAAAGCCTTTAGTTAAGCTAATACAACTCCTGTACATTATGTCAATGTGCAATGAGCGTTAGAAGTGTTTTAATTATGTATGGATACTAAGAGCTGTAACCAGGCATGTCTATGAGTGTGGTGACGTCAGTCCcgttaaagaaaaacatgctgTCAAAGAATTGAATTggtttgaatttatttaatctgtgttGGCGTTGCTCTCCTTCCCTCTACACTGTTCCCTATGAAccaaaaacacaaggaaaacatgcTTCCTTTCAGTTCAATAAAACTTTGATATCACAGTTTGCAGCAACTTGACTGGCCCCTCGGCCAATGATAGATAATGTTTGTCGTCAGGATTTATTATACACGATAAATATTTTGCCTCATGACAACATGTTGAGattaaaaacaggttttaaaacCAGGCATGCTGTCGTCTCAAGAAAGAAAAGTGGGAGCCATAGTTACAAACACAGCATCATGAAACAACAATATAACCATGATGGGGAACTTAGGAACATCCAGAAAAAGCAACTGAAAGGTGTTTGATGTATAATAGAcctcagttttacattttatacatcATATCACCTTAAACCATTTCCATGGATATACAGAGGTTTTCTCCCACTTCTCCCAAGAGCATGGCTTACATGGAAGTGCCCCTTCCACAGCACACTGATAATATAAGAATTCCaaatttacattaaataaataaacggcCACTGCATCATGCAGTGAGCTTCAGCAGCGCCATCTGGTCTCCCACACCAGACAGCTGCTCGCCTTCAAGTAACTTTGGTTGGTTCTAAACTTAGATGAGCTCTTTGTGGACCAGTTCTAATGTGGCACGAGACGTCGGACATAACCATCAGGAGGTTTAATTCAATTTACTTATTCTGCTCCAGAGCCGAAAGAAAAGAAGCTGTGCGCGGTCATGTGCTGTTAAATGGTTTGGgcgtttttttaattttcaaatataGGGCAGGCATTGTAGCTTCCTTTGACCTGGTGACATCTTGAAGTAAAAGGGAAGGGATGTTATCTGGCAGCACTGACAGGAGGGAGACAACCGTGATAGTGAAGCTCTGGATGGATGTTGACATTCGAAAGGGTGCCACTTGTTTTCAGCTTCCAGCTCGCTGGTCATTTCACTGCAGTGGGGAAGCCTTTGTCGGGATCATAATCCTGGAATCCATGTGCTGAATGAGCGGAACTGGAGAAACGTGGAACACAAATGATTTAGTCTATTGGATATTGATCAGGTTCAGCAGGGTAGAACAGAGACTAAAATTCAGTATGTTAGTCTAGACAAATGACTTGCACACCTAAAATAACAAGTTTTCATCACCACTTTGTGTTCGAAACAGGATTTGACTTCCTCTCACCTGTGTAATACACCACCTCGTCCCAGCCCTCCTGCTGCCAGGCACAGTTCCTCGTGTTTTCTCTGGACTGAAGGTCTTTGTAGGCTGAGGTCAACAAATCACACGTTTTGTTATTACAGTAATGATTATTTCCTAATATGATTAAAAGATTAATCATTCACAATATAACACATTTTGCTGGAGAGTGGGTGGCAGCAGcatttacatatatacacagagaGACATTAATAACTAATTGGGAATAAGGATTGTTGATTGTCACTTGTATCCTTGACAC
Protein-coding regions in this window:
- the psph gene encoding phosphoserine phosphatase, producing the protein MTSISQTKELFRRADAVCFDVDSTVIKEEGIDELAKFCGVGDAVTEMTRKAMGGSLTFKTALTERLSIIRCSREQVNKLITDHPPQLTPGIRELVDDLHQRNIKVFLISGGFRCIVEHVATQLNIPLQHVYANRLKFYFNGEYAGFDESQPTAESGGKGKVISLLKEQYGFKTVVMIGDGVTDLEACPPASAFIGFGGNVTRPQVKERCSWYVTSFGELLKELEKI